The Plasmodium berghei ANKA genome assembly, chromosome: 12 genome contains a region encoding:
- a CDS encoding RAP protein, putative, translating to MRKLSLRILSSIIPRINNVHVQKVFFCNKKYEPFINNSNEFNIPYNNLDDVEFEDQLSSAITFDINIDSDKKWKKQEEIEYNNFLKNLQNEKFYNNNFIQERNLEEAQNKDINEIEIKNCEINETIKNIKNVLDKYEMNDEKKDEIIIIETILNNLKTKNNKYILSSMGNKYINIFVCILYKNFEKISYNNFVIFINLIYELRQKQIIRDFSYEYIKFLNKENNINFQNNSVRINTDFEYSKLSENEEINLCIHILEILNDCSLYFSEYYDYLLSKLNKMNNDQIVLFSKECSKHSLRTKHYLDKACDICIKKIKNFDIKNIQSLYHSFHRFPKDYSQFYDISLSLILENITHFDIYFDHILLKIANNFKNDKKYVNLTASIANKINVYINQIRKNINYESNNGNNENGAKLVTNDKSNMNEQCQQIANNNSEKGMHSEPNSETCKEQLICQDSKKINKLKLENNNEIEIKINNEKDVCNTIIETIKCLKYLEYRKNNDAEVKNAVNTVYELINDYPEYLKLLYVEDIVYILVCFTSYNKRIVIYNNLLDILCERSNELLHAKNISLWIYPILYLSKISWFHGNYFNFLFNCIKDNYVLSRLNIFQLLKLLSSIVKMNIYDEEIYKILVEKLFSEWDTIKKKLVDISTFLWSCAYVNIIYKPLFDNAYKSIINIIDNKSFGLDNVIYKNCFVNITWAFIVGNYHKTEKDFDKILNVTFLNRDPNDSQAFKRLHQIADACFKEIPNCLINLKSLDLLYKYCMHEKCKTLRNDFNIYKKEKDAMKIKNKIIDEIAHILKKIPTSYQLHYEPYNNSPYIVDILLNQNQKIGICVYGKEHLMRTLANSHWDYMNTGFTSLQMRILASHGWKIIPINGGEWLKLNMEQKKTYLQEYFKKYSIQI from the exons atgagaAAACTTTCGTTGAGAATATTAAGTTCAATAATACCACGCATAAACAATGTACATGTAcaaaaagtttttttttgtaataaaaaatatgaaccgttcataaataattcaaacGAATTCAACATTCCATATAATAACTTGGATGATGTCGAATTTGAAGATCAACTATCATCAGCTATAACatttgatataaatattgatagcgataaaaaatggaaaaaacaagaagaaatagaatataataattttttgaaaaatcttcaaaatgaaaaattttataataataattttattcaaGAAAGAAATTTAGAGGAAGCTCAAAATAAGGACATAAATGAAatcgaaataaaaaattgtgaaataaatgagactatcaaaaatataaaaaatgtacttgataaatatgaaatgaatgatgaaaaaaaagatgaaataataataatagaaacaatattaaataacctaaaaacaaaaaataataaatatatattaagtTCAATGGGAAacaagtatataaatatatttgtttgtattctctataaaaatttcgaaaaaatatcttataataattttgttatttttataaacttaATTTATGAATTAAGACAGAAACAAATAATTCGTGATTTTTCCTATgagtatataaaatttttaaataaagaaaataatataaattttcaaaacaACAGTGTTAGAATTAATACCGATTTtgaatattcaaaattaagtgaaaatgaagaaataaatttgtgtattcatattttagaaattttaaatgattGTTCTTTGTATTTTTCTGAATATTATGATTATTTACTTTCAAAacttaataaaatgaataatgatcaaattgttttattttctaaagaATGTTCTAAACATAGTCTAAGAACAAAACATTATTTAGATAAAGCTTGtgatatatgtataaaaaaaataaaaaattttgatattaaaaatatacaatcCTTATATCATTCTTTTCATCGTTTTCCAAAAGATTATTCACAATTTTACGATATTTCATTAAGTTTgattttagaaaatataacacATTTTGACATTTATTTCGATCATATTCTTCTCAAAATAgctaataattttaaaaatgataaaaaatatgtcaATTTAACTGCATCTATAgcaaacaaaataaatgtgtACATAAATCAGATACGAAAGAATATTAATTATGAATCAAATAATGggaataatgaaaatgggGCTAAATTGGTAACAAATGATAAAAGTAATATGAATGAGCAATGCCAACAAATTGCCAACAATAATTCAGAAAAAGGCATGCATTCAGAACCTAATAGTGAAACGTGTAAAGAACAACTAATTTGTCAAgattctaaaaaaataaacaaattaaaattagaaaacaataatgaaatagaaataaaaataaataacgaAAAAGATGTTTGTAACACTATTATTGaaacaataaaatgtttGAAATATCTTGAATatcgaaaaaataatgatgcTGAAGTAAAAAATGCAGTAAATACAGTTTACGAATTGATAAATGATTACCcagaatatttaaaattattatatgtagaagatattgtatatatattggtATGTTTTacttcatataataaaagaattgtaatatataataacttATTAGACATATTATGCGAAAGGAGTAATGAACTATTAcatgcaaaaaatatatctttatgGATATAtccaattttatatttatcaaaaatatcatGGTTTCATGggaattattttaattttttatttaattgtaTTAAAGATAACTATGTGTTAAGCAGATTAAacatttttcaattattaaaattattatcatctattgttaaaatgaatatatatgatgaagaaatttataaaattttagtAGAAAAATTGTTTAGCGAATGGGATactatcaaaaaaaaacttgtGGATATATCTACATTTTTATGGTCATGTGCatatgttaatattatttataaaccTTTATTTGACAACGCATATAAatctattattaatataatagatAACAAATCTTTTGGCTTAGataatgttatatataaaaattgttttgtCAATATAACATGGGCTTTTATTGTTGGTAATTATCATAAAACCGAAAAagattttgataaaattttaaatgttacatttttaaatcgAGATCCAAATGACTCACAAGCATTTAAACGGTTACATCAAATAGCAGATGCCTGTTTTAAAGAAATACCAAATTgcttaattaatttaaaatcgCTAGatcttttatataaatattgtatGCATGAAAAGTGTAAAACATTAAGAAatgattttaatatatataaaaaagaaaaagatgctatgaaaattaaaaataaaatcattGATGAAATTGCacacattttaaaaaaaatacctACATCATATCAATTACATTATGAGCCATATAATAATTCCCCATATATTGTTGACATACTTTTAAAtcaaaatcaaaaaattgGTATTTGTGTCTATGGAAAAGAACACCTAATGAGAACTTTGGCTAATTCTCATTGGGATTATATGAATACTGGATTTACTTCTTTGCAAATGAGAATTTTGGCTAGCCATGGTTGGAAG ATTATTCCAATTAATGGTGGGGAGTGgctaaaattaaatatggaacaaaaaaagacaTATTTACAGGaatactttaaaaaatactccatacaaatttaa
- a CDS encoding phosducin-like protein 1, putative gives MSTTNPTIETTEWDDLQRKFGNIPPLEKEIKEEEIYLKNIDRIENEDIFENKNLEELKILEEENQDDEYLKIINKYKMDRINEINKNRLLNIYGEVYEISKETFITEINEASKKNPLNNTNKNEEINEINEKKKTGTFVVLHLYSDNVISCKILNQILKELANKHKYIKFTKGVYNKIIENYPENKLPTILIYYNGSCIHQICNLINNIKGGLNNLNLKSFENFLKKYNILKQQKCTNSTSSDENTDSNDSDNYTKKQKKNIKTQKQYMSFNLFSNKNKNEEYDSSSNESEMKSKGYSSSLMDRKINLSRL, from the coding sequence atgtCAACAACGAATCCAACTATCGAAACAACTGAATGGGATGATTTGCAAAGGAAGTTTGGAAATATTCCACCtttagaaaaagaaataaaagaagaagaaatatatttaaaaaatatcgatagaattgaaaatgaagatatttttgaaaataaaaatttggaggaattaaaaatattagaagAAGAAAATCAAGATGATGagtatttaaaaataattaataaatataaaatggatagaataaatgaaataaataaaaatagattattaaatatatatggtGAAGTTTATGAAATATCAAAGGAAACATTCATTACAGAAATTAATGAAGCCAGCAAAAAAAATCCTcttaataatacaaataaaaatgaagaaataaatgaaattaatgaaaaaaaaaaaactggAACATTTGTTGTTCTACATCTATATTCTGACAATGTTATTTCatgtaaaattttaaatcagatattaaaagaactagcaaataaacataaatatataaaatttactAAAGgggtatataataaaattatagaaaattatcctgaaaataaattaccAACTAtcttaatatattataatggTAGTTGTATACATCAAATAtgtaatttaataaataatataaaaggTGGCTTAAATAacttaaatttaaaatcttttgaaaattttttaaaaaaatataatattctaAAACAACAAAAATGTACAAATAGTACTAGTTCTGACGAAAATACAGACAGTAATGATAGTGataattatacaaaaaaacaaaaaaaaaatataaaaacacaaaaacaatatatgtCATTTAacttattttcaaataaaaataaaaatgaagaatatGATAGTTCATCAAATGAAAGTGAAATGAAATCCAAAGGATATTCTTCTTCCCTTATGgatagaaaaattaatttaagtCGACTCTAG
- a CDS encoding pyridoxal kinase, putative — MVNVNKDNIVTIQSQVFDGFCGNNIASFVLRRRGHVPKILNTVQYYSKYKHCGMELNICDMKSILDEYILDVSNLYGDKNNLHFLTGFIKTKECVECVINTILELKNKRINKCIDNNVTINDNTSSNATSEINNEEEYLIENIININFLWICDPVMGDDGKIYVDKEIVDVYKRYASNADILTPNQYELELLCDKKLLNEKDVIDSLSILLNKGAKIVILTSVKYNFDNEHLFVYVSFFNRQNKMICFKYKIKKFDFFVCGTGDLFSSLLLSFIIKQGGSILKIVSQVLNIMHNVIENSIGSTELHIIENQDIIASDKLYGTLVNPEPACI, encoded by the exons atggtgaatgttaataaagataatatCGTAACTATCCAATCCCAAGTGTTTGATGGGTTTTGTGGAAACAATATTGCTTCATTTGTTTTAAGAAGGCGAGGACATGTCCCAAAAATTCTGAACACAGttcaatattattcaaAGTATAAACATTGTGGTATggaattaaatatatgcgATATGAAAAGTATTTTggatgaatatatattagatgtgtcaaatttatatggcgataaaaataatttacacTTCTTAACTGGgtttattaaaacaaaGGAATGTGTCGAATGTGTTATAAATACTATTttagaattaaaaaataaaagaataaacAAATGTATCGATAATAATGTAActataaatgataataccTCAAGTAATGCTACATCAgaaattaataatgaagaagaatatttaatagaaaatataataaacattaattttttatggaTTTGTGATCCTGTAATGGGAGATgatggaaaaatatatgtagaTAAGGAAATTGTAGatgtatataaaagatATGCTAGTAATGCTGATATATTAACACCAAACCAATATGAACTTGAATTATTAtgtgataaaaaattgttgaATGAAAAAGATGTAATAGATTCTTTAtcaattttgttaaataaaGGAGCTAAAATTGTCATTTTAACATCtgttaaatataatttcgATAACGaacatttatttgtttatgtcagtttttttaatagacaaaataaaatgatttgctttaaatataaaattaaaaaatttgatttttttgtttgtgGAACTGgtgatttattttcttctctattattatcctttataataaaacaaggTGGAAGCATTCTAAAAATTGTTTCCCaagttttaaatataatgcat aatGTTATAGAAAATAGTATTGGCTCTACGGAGTTGCACATAATAG aaaacCAAGATATCATTGCCAGTGATAAATTATATGGAACTTTGGTTAATCCCGAACCTGCttgcatataa
- a CDS encoding tRNA pseudouridine synthase, putative, with translation MFSISFFFFVIFCIFSQFSNIYNIKVFEIKKKNYINNLEIGNIKRDYNFVNYTNANMLYNNKKKKKKKLYTQNKLNENKLSGSEKLTNIILVIDYDGTNYKGWTGIENYSSVYLNAIHGFKNVKKSDIYNGNVLEKVDDNDINCNNLKKKYETVQNCILNCLLKIHGYGDNPNITNYKENNLKPFEFIGVSRTDKGVHAKEYVCQYISYKKFPPFNGNLEKIKLSLNRLLNKDIKVLGIFNAPFNNFNVRHHNLGKIYTYNIDFRKPSQPLERNFSWQLYDDSRFSFLLKNKPAKCETDAKEYKNTNKNVYETNIVSLFGANGNVSKNYSNNDSNNDSNSNSDNDEEKHNFEDSEKSVNDLIIKERIENIIKKEKENNGPNKIIHSLNIINRKNEFKSSILCDIDKIKECSKLFIGYHNFECFRGALKGTEKQRIINTFCNIHFLDIYKLKDNLYQFIIQGDRFLYHMIRIIVGVLIQVGVGILNFQDVKDALYNSKPLKVKLCAPPQGLCLKKILFPPEIEHLVNSAIFSE, from the coding sequence ATGTTTAgcatttccttttttttttttgttattttttgtatattttcacaatttagtaatatatacaacatAAAGGTATTtgagataaaaaaaaaaaattatataaataatttagaaataggaaatataaaaagggactataattttgtaaattataCTAATGCTAAtatgttatataataataagaaaaaaaaaaaaaaaaaattgtatactCAAAATAagttaaatgaaaataaattatcaGGTTCTGAAAAATtgacaaatataatattagttATCGATTATGATGGAACTAACTATAAAGGATGGACAGGAATTGAGAATTATAGTTCAGTTTATTTGAATGCTATTCATggatttaaaaatgtaaaaaaatcagATATTTATAATGGCAATGTTTTAGAAAAAGTAGACGATAATGATATtaattgtaataatttgaagaaaaaatatgaaactGTACAAAACTGTATACTTAACTGtttgttaaaaatacatgGATATGGAGACAATCCAAATATAACtaattataaagaaaataatttaaaaccTTTTGAATTTATAGGAGTTAGTAGAACAGATAAAGGCGTCCATGCTAAAGAATATGTTTgtcaatatatttcatataaaaaatttccACCTTTCAATGGTAATTTGgaaaaaatcaaattatctttaaatcgtttactaaataaagatataaaagTTTTAGGAATTTTTAACGCACCTTTTAACAACTTTAATGTTAGACATCATAATTtaggaaaaatatatacatataatattgacTTTAGAAAACCTTCACAACCTTTAGAAAGAAATTTTTCATGGCAATTATATGATGATTCGCGCTTTTCATTtcttttgaaaaataaaccGGCAAAATGTGAAACAGATGCAAaggaatataaaaatacaaataaaaatgtttatgaGACAAATATAGTTTCCCTTTTTGGTGCAAATGGTAATGTAAGCAAAAATTATAGTAATAACGATAGTAATAACGATAGTAATAGTAATAGTGATaatgatgaagaaaaacACAATTTTGAAGATTCAGAAAAAAGTGTAAACGATTTAATTATCAAAGAAAGAATTgagaatattataaaaaaagaaaaagaaaataatggaccaaataaaataatacattcattaaatataataaatagaaaaaatgaatttaaatCTTCTATTTTATGTGATATAgacaaaattaaagaatGTTCAAAACTATTTATAGGATATCATAACTTTGAATGTTTTAGAGGGGCCCTTAAAGGAACAGAAAAGCAAAGAATTATTAACACATTTTGCAATATACACTttttagatatatataaattaaaagataatttatatcaatTTATAATCCAAGGAGATagatttttatatcatatgATTAGAATAATTGTTGGAGTTTTAATACAAGTTGGGGTTggaattttaaattttcaagATGTTAAAGATgctttatataattctaaACCACTTAAAGTTAAATTATGTGCGCCCCCCCAAGGTTTatgtttgaaaaaaatattatttcccCCAGAAATTGAACATCTTGTTAATTCAGCAATTTTTTCTGAATAA
- a CDS encoding protein phosphatase, putative, producing MDHKKSKENNMGELPYKYEMVSSILLKNNIINNFNCCRNEYKPNLNIQFSDNITIKKNVKSRKRKRGKTKRRTRIIKYGDSDILYFSVIRIKKGYHIRNIFSTLEKSVKTKVHKMEKIQTTIQLSTKNEQLNINKGDKNRENNLGKFLRLNNNSRLLYNLINDVYRYINFELVIDRKRCYQCFLLRHDKINKYSIKLVSLYKYLQIVKKKKSQIGIYANDCKTKKKKNNFIFNYGFYSKQGRYHENEDTSSHVMFSSYKIYNKVSNFINSIKAKNKKRNIKYNILEDIFKLLKLKPNNKHNSESKFSGTDSDEYYEESNWENKDSKTNKNSRNSKNIFHSKTSENIYLKFALPSYYLIQKTYNNTEKENYDMICNYFFCDQNNKKKYIIKRQNKKNKVCDFAPYKLNVINYGVEKSQMLPNDKEENYYTFNENLKKYPNVKFVCKACKKWECIKSNDKYNLCYFNYLFNHSNNAKKNIKNKKTNNNNIYNTHNSDDFTVSDEFEYLHYYSKNKNNEGFLSDAICENNVSIPCSNNKRITGYDKIELFSDSVRNNINCSCKIENIEENEKGEDQIINKHHDNVKYELMTEGFILNDYMVECKTCRHFRMYDNLPNNYFTDIFFNEHGNLKYQNFMNKSGKSIFCNIPIICDHNDNEIGYIKNSKINKYKSNCCLKNIRNNNFFKSIVPYSYSDVEFYEKEKKIYFLYNKNKAYTTNKHTNTLSFMEQEDCHNDQSKKEMDTTFSSLTNLKKQKKEYFDDKKRKMFVNYYKSTIKRNSGDKESKEKNDKDNNRNILKKTPTQFDMHLFTICDGHTDSNASIFLIQNVHKLFYYLLIYTFFNIHMSLKLLHPILDILYYKYSLDNKLRNYSGSCIINVLLRKNHIYVNNTGDSKCAIMTFDMEKFAYGDSMSNKLKKEKNKKNEIKKNKSDIEKNNIFPKPSNTGVPNYKNYIINEESISYNELNSEHNCNNYMEYLRMYKLNFYDNLKKDYFISKMEKNKENLKKKVKNMRCDKKELHKEKFTTTDYQIRIKGTEEVSNIKDFNDSKKKKGKKTREMKEQISISNDLNDWIIKINKYILKEDGKQINIGNVPFNLIKFNRLYECLHPCRVIGDYDLKGKCNDSNFILSNNSNIYKYDMNNINLINNIHYIYKIQKCINCKMIYLLNSYGKINSIKNIALLNTKSELYQNSNILVNYIEKEQTNDCCNNVIDKYESYNSFEEKLESIMTIYKDNENINDSKKMKKKNTNLCLNESLSPYLHIKNNSLNKNYVYRSGKKENKHFFHLLIIASDGVFEFLNPIYVLNIIKNNKPIYKKIQKIYHIYNTHIINRDSKNIDINYMLHTCMFTKKECTQLAKNIVKSTINSGNFDDSTCFCIFLFPTMFFQN from the coding sequence ATGGATCACAAAAAATccaaagaaaataatatgggGGAACTGccttataaatatgaaatggtttcttcaattttactaaaaaataatatcataaataattttaattgttGTAGAAATGAATATAAGCCAAACTTAAATATCCAATTTTCtgataatataacaataaaaaaaaatgtaaaaagtAGGAAAAGAAAACGaggaaaaacaaaaagaagaacaagaataataaaatatgggGATAgtgatattttatatttttcagttataagaattaaaaaaggatACCACATTCGAAATATATTTAGCACACTAGAAAAATCAGTAAAGACAAAAGTCCacaaaatggaaaaaatacaaaCTACAATTCAATTATCGACGAAAAATGAGCAACTGAATATTAATAAAGGAGATAAAAACagagaaaataatttaggCAAATTTTTGAGactaaataataattctagattattatataatctaataaatgatgtatatagatatataaattttgaattaGTAATTGATCGTAAAAGATGCTACCaatgttttttattgaggcatgataaaataaataaatattctataaaacttgtttctttatataaatatttacaaatagtgaaaaaaaaaaaaagccAGATAGGCATATACGCAAATGATtgtaaaacaaaaaaaaaaaaaaacaatttcatttttaattatggTTTTTATAGCAAACAGGGAAGGTATCATGAAAATGAGGATACAAGTTCTCATGTCATGTTTAGTTcgtataaaatatataataaggtcagtaattttattaattcgataaaagcaaaaaataaaaagcggaatattaaatataacatattagaagatatttttaaattattaaaattgaaaCCTAATAATAAGCATAATAGTGAATCCAAATTTTCTGGTACGGACAGTGATGAATATTATGAAGAAAGCAACTgggaaaataaagatagtaaaactaataaaaatagtagaaatagtaaaaatatatttcatagtAAAACCAGTGAAAACATTTACTTAAAATTTGCATTGCCATCATATTACTTAATCCAAAAGACCTATAACAATACAGAAAAAGAGAACTACGATATGATTTGTAATTACTTTTTTTGtgatcaaaataataagaagaaatatataataaaaagacaaaataaaaaaaataaagtttgTGATTTTGCTccttataaattaaatgttATAAATTATGGTGTTGAAAAATCACAAATGTTACCAAATGACAAAGAAGAAAACTACTATACATTTAATGAAAACTTAAAGAAATACCCAAATGTTAAATTTGTTTGCAAAGCATGCAAAAAATGGGAATGTATAAAAAGTAACgacaaatataatttgtgtTACTTTAATTACCTATTTAATCATTCGAataatgcaaaaaaaaatataaaaaacaaaaaaactaataataataatatttataatacaCACAATTCAGATGATTTTACCGTTTCAGATGAATTTgaatatttacattattacagtaaaaacaaaaataatgagGGTTTCCTTTCAGATGCTATTTGCGAAAACAACGTGTCTATACCAtgtagtaataataaacgTATTACAGgttatgataaaattgaattattttctgaCTCGGTTAggaataatattaattgttcatgtaaaattgaaaatatagaagaaaatgaaaaaggagaagatcaaataataaataaacatcATGATAATGTAAAATACGAACTAATGACTGAAggatttatattaaatgattaTATGGTCGAGTGCAAAACTTGCCGGCATTTTAGAATGTATGACAACTTaccaaataattatttcacagacatattttttaatgaacATGGTAACTTAAAATATCAGaattttatgaacaaatcaggtaaaagtatattttgCAATATTCCAATAATTTGTGATcataatgataatgaaatagggtatataaaaaatagtaaaattaacaaatataaaagcaattgttgtttaaaaaatataagaaataaCAATTTCTTCAAATCGATTGTCCCTTATTCATATTCTGACGTggaattttatgaaaaggaaaaaaaaatatattttttatataataaaaataaagctTATACAACAAATAAACATACCAATACACTATCATTTATGGAACAAGAAGATTGCCATAATGATCaatcaaaaaaagaaatggaTACAACTTTTAGTTCACTAacgaatttaaaaaaacaaaagaaaGAATACtttgatgataaaaaaagaaaaatgtttgtaaactattataaaagtactataaaaagaaattcaGGAGATAAAGAGagtaaagaaaaaaatgataaggataataatagaaatattttaaaaaaaacacctACTCAGTTTGATATGCATTTGTTTACAATATGTGATGGCCACACTGATTCAAATGCTTCCATTTTCTTAATTCAAAACGttcataaattattttattatcttttaatttacacattttttaatattcaCATGTCTTTAAAACTTTTACACCCCATACTTGATAtcttatattataaatatagctTGGATAACAAATTAAGGAATTATTCTGGGTCATGTATCATTAATGTATTACTTAGgaaaaatcatatatatgtaaataatacTGGGGACAGCAAATGTGCTATTATGACATTTGATATGGAAAAATTTGCATACGGGGATTCAATGAGTaataaattgaaaaaagagaagaataaaaaaaatgaaataaaaaaaaataaaagtgatattgagaaaaataatatttttcccAAACCCTCAAATACCGGAGTTCCTAACTATaagaattatattattaatgaGGAATCAATATcatataatgaattaaattCTGAACATAATTGCAATAACTATATGGAATATCTTAGAatgtataaattaaatttttatgataatttaaaaaaggattattttatctcaaaaatggaaaaaaataaagaaaacttaaaaaaaaaagttaaaaacATGAGGTGTGATAAAAAGGAATTacataaagaaaaatttacaaCAACCGATTATCAAATTAGAATCAAAGGCACAGAAGAAGTATCAAATATTAAGGATTTCAATGACAGTAAAAAGAagaaaggaaaaaaaacaagagAAATGAAGGAACAGATTTCGATAAGCAATGATTTAAATGATTggatcataaaaataaataaatatattttaaaagaagatggaaaacaaataaatataggCAATGTTccatttaatttaattaaatttaacaGATTATATGAATGTTTACACCCATGCAGAGTAATAGGTGATTATGATTTAAAAGGGAAATGTAATGattcaaattttattttgtctaacaattctaatatatataaatatgacatgaataatataaatttgattaataatattcattatatttataaaatacaaaaatgtataaattgcaaaatgatatatttattgaatagttatggaaaaataaattcaatcaaaaatattgcTTTACTTAATACGAAAAGCGaattatatcaaaataGTAACATACTTGTAAATTACATTGAAAAAGAACAAACAAACGATTGTTGTAATAATGTGATAGATAAATATGAAAGTTATAATTCCTTTGAAGAAAAACTTGAAAGTATTATGACCATTTATAAAGacaatgaaaatattaatgactctaaaaaaatgaaaaaaaaaaatactaacTTATGTTTGAATGAATCATTATCTCCATATTtgcatattaaaaataattcattaaataaaaattatgtatatcGATCaggaaaaaaagaaaacaaacatttttttcatttgctAATTATCGCATCGGATGGTGTTTTTGAATTTCTTAATCCgatttatgttttaaatataataaaaaataataaacctatttataaaaaaatccaAAAAATTTACCATATTTACAACACGCATATCATTAATCGGGATTCAAAAAACATcgatataaattatatgttGCATACATGTATGTTCACTAAAAAAGAATGTACACAGCTCgctaaaaatattgttaagAGCACTATTAATAGTGGAAATTTTGATGACAGTACAtgtttttgtatttttttatttcctacaatgttttttcaaaattaa
- a CDS encoding 40S ribosomal protein S11, putative, producing the protein MASKKVKVPQPETAIVSGPQPKEGELVFGVAHIFASFNDTFIHVTDLSGRETLVRITGGMKVKADRDESSPYAAMMAAQDVAARLKELGVTAIHIKLRASGGTKSKTPGPGAQSALRALARSGLKIGRIEDVTPIPTDSTRKKSGRRGRRL; encoded by the exons atgGCTTCGAAAAAAGTTAAAGTTCCACAGCCTGAAACAGCAATAGTATCAGGCCCACAGCCCAAAGAAGGGGAATTAGTTTTTGGAGTTGCTCATATTTTTGCTTCATTTAATGATACTTTTATACATGTTACTGACTTAAGTGGAAGGGAAACTCTCGTCAGGATTACag gcGGTATGAAGGTTAAGGCAGACAGAGATGAGTCAAGTCCATACGCAGCTATGATGGCAGCTCAAGATGTTGCTGCTAGATTAAAAGAATTAGGAGTTACAGCTAttcatattaaattaaGAGCTTCTGGAGGAACAAAATCAAAAACCCCCGGCCCAGGAGCACAATCCGCTTTAAG AGCTTTGGCCCGTTCAGGCTTAAAAATTGGCAGAATTGAAGATGTCACACCAATTCCAACTGACTCAACTAGAAAAAAGTCAGGAAGAAGAGGAAGACGtttgtaa